The window CACGTCCTCGCCGTCCCGTAGTGCCGCGAACTCCCGAAGCTGCTCGATGCCCACCTGATCCGGTTGGGTGCTCTGTTCGTCGGCGAGGATGTACAGCGCCACGGTCACCGCAGCGCACCCGTCGCGCAGGTTTCCGTCGCGGTTTGCGTACTTGCCAACCCGGGATCCGACCAACTGGATGGTGCGCTGCCAGGCGGCCTGCCACGTGCCCGGGCCGCCCTCGCGCTGCCAGTCGCTCAGGTAGTCGATGACCGGCCGTCGGCGCGGGGCGAACTTGTCGCTCTGGGTGCGCAGACGGGTCAGCAGGGTGCGCACGGCGTCGGCCAGGCGCAGGCCGTCGGCGCTGCCCGCCGCAGCTGGGTCGGCCAGGACGAGCGCGCTCTGGACCAGCAGGAGCTCTGTTTCGTAGCCGGGGTGCCGGGCCGGGAGTCGGGGCGCGAGGGCGGCAAACAGCGCCTCGGCCAGGTCTCCGGCGGCGGGGTCGGCGCCCTCAGCGATCCGCACCTCCGCGTGACTCGGTCCGTCGTACCAGGGGCGGCTGGCCTGTTCCTCCTGATCATGGAGGCAGGCGTTCAGGAGGCGCTCGGCGCGTCGGGCCGGGTAGGCGGGGTCGACCTCGGTGAGGACGAGGTGCTGGAACAGCTGGCGGCCGGCCAAGCCCGACGGGCCGTCGGGCGAGGTGGTCGTGGTCCCGCACGAGCAGTGCAGCGTCAGCGGGTCACCCCACACGCCCTCGGCCAGGAAGTCGTCGGTTGCGCCGCACCAGGAACATGCCAGAATCTCCAGCCCCGTCGACGGCTCGTAGCGCGGGGTCGCGAGCGACGAGTCGTCGGCCTGGATCTCGTTCCAGCGCTCCGCATCGGCATCGAAGCGACGCAGCACGATACGCCCCAGCGCGAACTGCCAGCGGTGGCCTGGGTCGGTGCTGGGCGGCGGTCCCTCAACCGACGGCTCGACTCGGTAGCCGATGTCCCGCAGGAACATCGTGCGCCGACGGGACGCCAGCACATCCACGTCGGCAGCGTCATCCGGGACGGCGAGGATGTCCGCGATGTGAGCCAGGGTGCAGCTGTGGCGCCCGTTGCCGTCGCAGCAGTAAGCGTGGTGGGCGCCTACGATCTGTCGGGCGGCCTCCACGAGCACCACCAGTGGGTCCGGTTCGTGCTCATCGACCAGCAGGACTCGGCGCAGGCCGGCCGCATACCCGGTGGCGCCGAGGGGGAACGCGAACTCGGCGATCAGGCGGTCGCATTCGACGGGGTCGGCAAGCACCGACAGTACCTCGGGGTAGCACAGACTCGGCAGCGTGTCCCCCGTGATGTCCTGGCGGACGCCCTGCTGGTGCAGGGAAGCGCCCAGCAGGAGGGAGACCGCGTCGTCCCAGCCCGGCACCGCGACATCGTCCTGGTTCCCGGCCGCCCGCTCCTGGATCTGCTCCCAACGGAGCCGGAGTCGTTCGGCGTGGCGGGGCACGGCTTGAGCCCACCAGTAGGCCATTAGAGCGGCCGTGGCCACGCTTGCCTCAGGCAGGGACTGGCCGCCTCCGATGCCGTCCTCCTCGTTCGCGACGAGCAGGAACCCGGCGAGGCACTCCAACGCGCTGTCGGCGACGGCGCGCCGCCGGTCGTCGGTCATCGCCTCGCACGCGCCGTGGATGTCGCGGCCAGCGCGCAAGATCGTGGCGAGCTCGCGGAACTCCGGAGTCCCCGGGCCGCCATGGTCGTCCTGGAGCATGTGGGAGGGCAGGTCTCCGCCGCTGACACGCAGTGCGATGAGGCACGCGGTCTCGACCAGTCGGACAACCGCCACGGCGTCCTGGCAGGCTGCGTCCAGCAGCCGGTCTCGGCACTCGGCGCAGCCCTGCACCGTGGCGGCTGCCAGCTCGCCGATCATCAACAGGTCTACTGGCCGGCCGAAGGAGTCCGTCTCGCCCCCGGGCAGTTCCTGCAGGCCGTGCCAGTGACGGTCCACGACAGCCCCCTTCTTCTTCGCGGATGATCCACGGGCTCCTGGATGCCCGTAGTGGTGGTGCGGTCCAGGTTCACGCAGGCTACCTCGTGGCTGCCCCCCCGGTACGGCGGTCGCGTTCGGCTTGTCCCCCATGCCGAGGAACAGGCCGTCGACGCCCGGCACGGCGGCGATCGCCTCGGCGTTCTCGACGCCGTGGGCCGTCTCGATCTGCACGACGCACAGCACCCGGTCGTTGGCCTGCTCGAAGTAGCCGGGCAGGTCGCTGAAGTAGCCGGATTCCCGCACCGGGTTGACCCCGCGGCGGCCGGCCGGCGGGAAGCGCGTCGCTGCGGCCACCGCCTCGGCTTCGGCGCGGGTGCTGACCTTGGGCACCATCACGCCGTCGGCTCCGATGTCGAGGGCGTGCTCGATGGCGTGCTGATCGTGCGAGGGGACTCGCACCAGGACGGATACTGCTCGGCCGGCGAGGGCCTTCGTCATCCGCAGCACCTCGGGCCTTCCGAGCGCCCCGGCCTCCATGTCGATCACGACGAAGTCGAGCGGGAGCAGCCCGCACGGCTCGGCGATGCCGGGCTCGCTCCAGAGCAGGAACAGACCGAGCAGACTTGGATCCAGCCCGTCCACCGGCCCTGGCTGGCGACGGAGCTGCAGTCGGCTTGAGAGGCCGTTCGGTGCGCTTCGATGTGCAGACAGACCGGCCACCCGCCGGACGCGGGGAGTCCTGCCGGCCGAGCGAGAGGATCAGGAACAGCGGGTCGGCGGGGCGGGAGTCCAAGCGGAGCTGGAGCGCATGCGGGGCTTGGTCAGCGGCGAGCGGGCGCCGCAGGCGTTGAGGGCGATCAGCAGCACGTCCTCGGTGTTGACGTTCCACTGCTTGGCCACCTTCTCCAGGTGGCCGACCGATTCGAGCATCTCGTCTTCTCCTTCGCGCAAGTGGCGTGCGGGCGGGACGTGGCCGGGCGGCCGCGTCCGCGAGGAGCGGTCGTGCGATGTGCGGTGGTGCGGGCCCGCCGTCAAGCGGCGGCCGGGACGAGCGGCAGTTGGACGACGATCGACTTGCCGCCCGTGGCCTTGTCGCCGACGACGTCGTGGCTGCCGTGGGCCTCCTCGACCAGGCCCTTGACCAGGGCCAGACCCCAGCCGCCCGACCCGTGCGGGGCGGGCAGGGCCTTGGGTCGGTAGGGGTGGGCGTCCGTGACGACCAAGGTCAGCTCGGCGGTGTCGGCACTCAGCTCGACCTTCGCGGTCGGCGAGAGCACCGCCGCATGCCGGGCGACGTTCGTGACCAGCTCGGTGACGATCAGACAGGCGATGAACACCAGGTCCTCGTCCAGCCCCCAGGCGACCAGGACCTTCCGGGTCTCCCGGCGGGCCACCGGAATGTGCTCCTCGGTGGAGAGCACCTGGAAGACGTGGCTCGTCGCACTGGTGGACATCACAACCCCCTCCCTCCGGGCTGCTGGCCGACCCGGACAGTCACCGAAGGTAAGGGAGGGAACACACTGCGGTATTCACGGCTGTGAACTCCGTGTGCCCTGACAGCGACCAGGGGCCCTCCCGGCGGAAGAGCCCCTGGTGGAAGGACGGACGGAGCGGTCGGTCGAGTACGAGTGAACGTGCTCAGCCGAGTACGACTCCAACGTGCCCAGGCGGGCGGTCAGAACTCCCGCAGCGTCCAGGCGGGGTCGAAGTCCGGATGGTGCGGATAGGTCATGGCCAGTGCGCGGACGGCCTCCCGGAGGGCGGCCTTGCGCTCGGAGCCGGCCGGGGCCGCCTCGAACAGGTCGACGATCAGGCGCCGGGAGTCGATGTTGGCCCGTGCCCGATTGGGGTG of the Kitasatospora sp. NBC_01246 genome contains:
- a CDS encoding HpcH/HpaI aldolase family protein; the encoded protein is MDGLDPSLLGLFLLWSEPGIAEPCGLLPLDFVVIDMEAGALGRPEVLRMTKALAGRAVSVLVRVPSHDQHAIEHALDIGADGVMVPKVSTRAEAEAVAAATRFPPAGRRGVNPVRESGYFSDLPGYFEQANDRVLCVVQIETAHGVENAEAIAAVPGVDGLFLGMGDKPNATAVPGGQPRGSLREPGPHHHYGHPGARGSSAKKKGAVVDRHWHGLQELPGGETDSFGRPVDLLMIGELAAATVQGCAECRDRLLDAACQDAVAVVRLVETACLIALRVSGGDLPSHMLQDDHGGPGTPEFRELATILRAGRDIHGACEAMTDDRRRAVADSALECLAGFLLVANEEDGIGGGQSLPEASVATAALMAYWWAQAVPRHAERLRLRWEQIQERAAGNQDDVAVPGWDDAVSLLLGASLHQQGVRQDITGDTLPSLCYPEVLSVLADPVECDRLIAEFAFPLGATGYAAGLRRVLLVDEHEPDPLVVLVEAARQIVGAHHAYCCDGNGRHSCTLAHIADILAVPDDAADVDVLASRRRTMFLRDIGYRVEPSVEGPPPSTDPGHRWQFALGRIVLRRFDADAERWNEIQADDSSLATPRYEPSTGLEILACSWCGATDDFLAEGVWGDPLTLHCSCGTTTTSPDGPSGLAGRQLFQHLVLTEVDPAYPARRAERLLNACLHDQEEQASRPWYDGPSHAEVRIAEGADPAAGDLAEALFAALAPRLPARHPGYETELLLVQSALVLADPAAAGSADGLRLADAVRTLLTRLRTQSDKFAPRRRPVIDYLSDWQREGGPGTWQAAWQRTIQLVGSRVGKYANRDGNLRDGCAAVTVALYILADEQSTQPDQVGIEQLREFAALRDGEDVGSVPPRWEQRLAALGHDLADANDPVARLWQHLRTELPARGDDVPGPALLAGLDTLFRPTSPFRL
- a CDS encoding ATP-binding protein — translated: MSTSATSHVFQVLSTEEHIPVARRETRKVLVAWGLDEDLVFIACLIVTELVTNVARHAAVLSPTAKVELSADTAELTLVVTDAHPYRPKALPAPHGSGGWGLALVKGLVEEAHGSHDVVGDKATGGKSIVVQLPLVPAAA